In Bradyrhizobium guangxiense, the following are encoded in one genomic region:
- a CDS encoding Fe2+-dependent dioxygenase, with amino-acid sequence MLTCLPGVLSKEDVADFRRIMDASEWEDGRSTAGAQSAMVKRNEQLPADSEVARRLGNRIISALTSNPRFIAAAIPLQIFPPLFNRYAASGGHHFGLHVDNAIRGDRLTGLRIRTDLSVTLFLAEPEEYDGGELVIEDTYGSHEVKLPAGDCVLYPSTSLHLVTPVTRGTRVASFFWLQSMIRDDQARSMIFDLDTAIQALVERLGRDDPETVKLTGIYHNLIRYWAEV; translated from the coding sequence ATGTTGACGTGCTTGCCTGGCGTTCTCAGCAAGGAAGATGTGGCGGATTTCCGCCGCATCATGGACGCCAGCGAATGGGAAGACGGGCGGTCGACTGCCGGCGCGCAGTCGGCCATGGTCAAGCGCAACGAGCAATTGCCTGCGGATAGCGAGGTCGCGCGCAGGCTCGGCAACCGCATCATCTCGGCGCTGACGTCCAACCCGCGCTTCATCGCGGCGGCGATCCCGCTCCAGATCTTCCCGCCGTTGTTCAACCGCTATGCGGCGAGCGGCGGCCATCATTTCGGCCTGCATGTCGACAATGCGATCCGGGGCGATCGCCTGACCGGCCTTCGCATCCGCACAGACCTGTCGGTCACGCTGTTTCTCGCCGAGCCGGAAGAGTATGACGGTGGCGAACTTGTGATCGAGGATACCTACGGCTCCCACGAAGTGAAGTTGCCAGCCGGCGACTGCGTGCTCTATCCCTCGACCAGCCTCCATCTCGTCACCCCCGTGACCAGGGGAACGCGGGTTGCGTCTTTCTTCTGGCTTCAGAGCATGATACGGGACGATCAAGCCCGGAGCATGATCTTTGACCTCGACACCGCGATACAGGCGCTGGTGGAACGGCTCGGGCGTGACGATCCCGAAACGGTCAAATTGACGGGTATCTATCACAACCTCATTCGCTACTGGGCCGAAGTATGA
- the exbB gene encoding tonB-system energizer ExbB, translating into MKIMSFQASLAAAAMLAAAWLASPAAAQTQTAPAPAQSAAQPSAASPAPGATVPGAPAPAASAATVPAAPTAPPAATVSTTAKPDAAAIAPAMKELSPWVMFMSADVIVKAVMIGLAFASLMTWTVFIAKSIELSVASAKLRSALKKIAETRSLAEAQMALGAKEGILPSFLAAALREARMSAGLSSDAGIKERAASSFSEIVRAEARRIRIGMGVLATVGSTSPFVGLFGTVWGIMNSFIGISKSQTTNLAVVAPGIAEALLATAIGLVAAIPAVIIYNHFSRVTKSYLELVSRASGAAARLLSRDLDRSHGSVHSRAAE; encoded by the coding sequence ATGAAGATCATGTCCTTCCAAGCAAGCCTTGCCGCAGCCGCGATGCTGGCGGCCGCCTGGCTCGCATCCCCCGCTGCCGCCCAGACGCAAACCGCGCCCGCACCGGCGCAATCGGCGGCTCAGCCGTCTGCGGCCAGCCCGGCGCCCGGGGCGACAGTGCCCGGTGCCCCGGCGCCTGCGGCCTCGGCGGCAACCGTTCCGGCCGCTCCGACGGCGCCCCCCGCGGCCACTGTCTCGACGACCGCAAAGCCCGACGCGGCGGCCATTGCGCCGGCGATGAAGGAATTGTCGCCCTGGGTCATGTTCATGTCGGCCGACGTCATCGTGAAGGCGGTGATGATCGGGCTTGCCTTCGCATCGCTGATGACCTGGACCGTCTTCATCGCCAAGTCGATCGAGCTCTCGGTTGCCTCCGCCAAGCTTCGTTCGGCATTGAAGAAAATTGCCGAGACGCGCTCCCTTGCCGAAGCGCAAATGGCGCTCGGCGCCAAGGAGGGCATCCTGCCGTCCTTCCTGGCAGCGGCCCTGCGCGAGGCCCGGATGTCGGCCGGCCTGTCCAGCGACGCCGGCATCAAGGAGCGCGCGGCCTCCAGCTTCTCCGAGATCGTGCGCGCCGAGGCGCGGCGCATCCGGATCGGCATGGGCGTGCTTGCGACCGTCGGCTCGACGTCGCCCTTCGTCGGCCTGTTCGGCACGGTCTGGGGCATCATGAACAGCTTCATCGGCATCTCGAAGTCGCAGACCACGAACCTTGCCGTGGTCGCGCCCGGCATCGCCGAGGCGCTGCTCGCCACCGCGATCGGCCTCGTCGCGGCGATCCCTGCGGTCATCATCTACAACCACTTCTCGCGCGTGACGAAGAGCTATCTCGAGCTCGTCAGCCGCGCCTCGGGGGCGGCGGCGCGGCTGCTCTCGCGCGACCTCGACCGCAGCCACGGCAGCGTGCACTCGCGCGCAGCGGAGTGA